From Magnolia sinica isolate HGM2019 chromosome 13, MsV1, whole genome shotgun sequence, one genomic window encodes:
- the LOC131224299 gene encoding magnesium transporter MRS2-1-like, translating to MDDDGDMAEMYLTKQKERMEAYLSTVPYFLSSIPAVSAVLKFASVSPVSLISISHKLDKTMSSVIGSSKHGSSSSGGDRIEELEMLLEAYFVVIDNTLSKLLSVAAIVTSNLNKIIDVNYYPVETAKRSNMRHGPIGIGVQGLADFHLAWHAI from the exons ATGGATGATGATGGGGACATGGCCGAAATGTATCTGACGAAGCAGAAGGAGAGAATGGAGGCCTATCTATCGACTGTTCCGTATTTCCTGAGTAGCATTCCTGCTGTGTCAGCTGTGTTGAAATTTGCATCGGTTTCACCAGTCAGTTTGATCAGCATATCTCATAAACTTGATAAAACGATGAGTAGTGTTATTGGCTCGAGCAAACATGGATCATCCAGCAGCGGTGGTGATCGCATCGAAGAACTGGAGATGTTGCTCGAGGCCTATTTCGTCGTCATCGACAACACTCTCAGCAAATTACTATCA GTTGCTGCAATAGTTACCTCAAATCTCAACAAAATAATTGATGTTAATTACTACCCTGTTGAAACTGCAAAGAGGTCAAATATGCGGCACGGGCCAATTGGTATAGGAGTACAGGGTCTTGCAGACTTTCATCTTGCTTGGCATGCCATTTGA